The window TTTCTTTTTCCTTCTCTTTTTTCTCTTTCCGCATCGCCAGCACTTTTTTCGACGGTTTCCCGGTGGTCTTGGCGCTTGGGGCTTTGGTCGTTGGGCGGAGTTCATCAATGACGCGCGGTTTTAGCGGTTCATTCAGATAGCGGCTGATTTTGCCCAGCAGCAGGTGGTCGTGCGCTTCGACGAAAGAGATGGCACAGCCTTTACGACCCGCGCGGCCAGTGCGGCCGATGCGATGAAGGTAAGTGTCCGATGTGCGCGGCAAATCGAAGTTAAATACGTGGCTGACATCGTTAATATCAATACCGCGCGCTGCGATATCTGTTGCTACCAGCACGTTGACGCGCCCGTCGCTCAGGCGTTTGATCGCCTCATTGCGCTTGGCCTGCACCATTTCACCTTCGAGATAGCATGAGTTAATGCCCGCTTCACGCAGCCAGGCAACCAGCTCATGCACGCGCTCACGCTTGCGCACAAAGATGATAGAACGCGTGACGTCCGGCTGCTTTAACTGATGGCAGAGCAAGGCGGTTTTGTGTTTGACGTCGTCGGCGCGGTAATACCACTGCAGAATTTTTTTACGTTCCCGACGTGATGGATCGGATTCGATTTCAACAGGATCGTTGAGCAAACGCTCTGCGAAATCTTTGATCGCGTCCCCTTCCAGCGTCGCAGAAAACAGCAGCGTTTGCTTACGCCAGCGAGTTTCCCCGGCGATGTGTTCAATATCCTGAGCGAAGCCCATATCCAGCATTCTGTCCGCTTCATCCAGAATCAGCGTTTCTACCGCGCGGCAATCGAAGTTTTCTTCTTTGATATATTGCAGCAAACGGCCGGTCGTCGCGACGACGACATCCTGGTTTTCACTGAACACTTCAGCGTGGTTCATGTAGGCCACGCCGCCGGTGATCGTGGCGATATCGAGGTGCGTATGTGCCGCAAACGCACGTGCCTGATCGGCCACCTGCATGGCGAGCTCACGGGTTGGCGTGAGGATCAGAATTCGAGGCGGACCGGATTTTTTACGAGGGAAATCGATGAGATGCTGCAAAACCGGCAGCAGATAAGCCGCAGTTTTACCTGTCCCTGTCGGCGCGGAACCCAGTACATCGCGGCCTTCCATTGCTGGAGGGATCGCCTCAGCCTGAATCGCGGTCGGGCGTTCGTAGCCCATGTCACGCAGGGCGTCTAACAGGCTTTCATCAAGATCGAGCTCGGAAAAATTGGTTACAGTCATGGTCTACCTCTGTTTGGGGCGCCGATTATAGACGTATTGGCCGGGTTCTTCACCTGTTTAAGCAGACAACGGCACTTTTCCTGTGCTGGCGTTTCACCTATGCTACTGCGGTTTGCGTTTGGAATCTTATTTTCATGAGTCATCAGGCTGATAATAAACTGACATTGCGTCGGGATGGATTTACCTTCAAGCAATTCTTTGTGGCGCACGATCGCTGTGCCATGAAGGTGGGAACCGATGGTATTTTGCTGGGCGCTTGGGCGCCGCTGTCCTCAGTGACGCGGATTCTGGACATCGGCAGTGGTTCCGGCCTTCTTGCGCTGATGTTGGCGCAACGTTCTGACACGCATGTTCGGATCGATGCCGTCGAGCTCGATAGTGCTGCGAGTCAGCAGGCGAAGGAAAATATTTCCGCCTCGCCATGGGCTGACAGAATCGCGGTTTACGCTGAAGATATTATCGATTTTGCTGATACGCGAAGCGCCGACTATTCGTTGATTATCAGTAATCCGCCTTATTTCCCTCCAGGGATCGCGTGTGGCTCGGCTGAGCGTGAGCAGGCGCGTTATACCACCTTGTTAACTCATGAGACGCTGTTGCGCTGTGCGCATCAACTGCTGATGCCCGATGGGCTTTTTTGCGTGGTGCTGCCCATTCAGGTTGCGGAGAACTTTATTCCGTTGGCACAGCAGCATAACTGGTACGTTCACCAGCAGCTTCGCGTATCAGAACAGGAAGATAAACCCGCACACCGCGTTTTGCTGGCGCTGTCTCGTCAGAAAAAAGAATGTGTGAATGCTTCGCTGGCAATTCGTGATGAAGAAAGGCGCTATTCGACGGCTTTCCAACAGCTGACAAAAGATTTCTATC is drawn from Pectobacterium aroidearum and contains these coding sequences:
- the srmB gene encoding ATP-dependent RNA helicase SrmB — encoded protein: MTVTNFSELDLDESLLDALRDMGYERPTAIQAEAIPPAMEGRDVLGSAPTGTGKTAAYLLPVLQHLIDFPRKKSGPPRILILTPTRELAMQVADQARAFAAHTHLDIATITGGVAYMNHAEVFSENQDVVVATTGRLLQYIKEENFDCRAVETLILDEADRMLDMGFAQDIEHIAGETRWRKQTLLFSATLEGDAIKDFAERLLNDPVEIESDPSRRERKKILQWYYRADDVKHKTALLCHQLKQPDVTRSIIFVRKRERVHELVAWLREAGINSCYLEGEMVQAKRNEAIKRLSDGRVNVLVATDIAARGIDINDVSHVFNFDLPRTSDTYLHRIGRTGRAGRKGCAISFVEAHDHLLLGKISRYLNEPLKPRVIDELRPTTKAPSAKTTGKPSKKVLAMRKEKKEKEKEKVKVKVRHRDSKNIGKRRQPTQKTDEPSGE
- a CDS encoding tRNA1(Val) (adenine(37)-N6)-methyltransferase, with protein sequence MSHQADNKLTLRRDGFTFKQFFVAHDRCAMKVGTDGILLGAWAPLSSVTRILDIGSGSGLLALMLAQRSDTHVRIDAVELDSAASQQAKENISASPWADRIAVYAEDIIDFADTRSADYSLIISNPPYFPPGIACGSAEREQARYTTLLTHETLLRCAHQLLMPDGLFCVVLPIQVAENFIPLAQQHNWYVHQQLRVSEQEDKPAHRVLLALSRQKKECVNASLAIRDEERRYSTAFQQLTKDFYLFM